One Gossypium raimondii isolate GPD5lz chromosome 3, ASM2569854v1, whole genome shotgun sequence genomic window carries:
- the LOC105796240 gene encoding uncharacterized protein LOC105796240 → MASTGGLVPITRAFLASYYEKYPFDPLPDDVSRLSSQIRSFIQDLIQGFPPTQGESLLIQEADSEPPHKMDENMWKNREHIEEILFLLERPHWPSVLQQSSTAEVAEFATTLGQLKDKFQATLRILESFQSKNSERVFNTVMTYMPQDFRGTLIRQQKERSERNKQAEVDALISSGGSIRDRYSLLWKQQMDRRRQLVQLGSATGVYKTLVKYLVGVPQVLLDFIRQINDDDGPMEEQRQRYGPPLYSLTRMVLFIHLFLSLAWQRFEAFKLNRLQISVLEEAVDVYTTELQRFINFISEVFANSPFFISAEDASMLEMGKNDEYKEITVPAGKSYEVSLTVESINSYIAWDFSLVQGKMNMDIGFSVEYTNNGGEKTLILPYRRYESDQGNFSTCMAGNYKLIWDNSYSAFFKKALRYKVDCIPPVLEESEKGSERNEVEE, encoded by the exons atggcTTCAACGGGGGGTCTGGTGCCCATAACAAGGGCGTTTCTCGCTTCTTATTACGAAAAGTACCCATTCGATCCACTCCCAGACGACGTGTCTCGTCTTTCCTCTCAGATTCGGTCTTTCATCCAGGATTTGATCCAAGGCTTTCCTCCAACTCAAG GTGAAAGCTTATTAATACAAGAAGCAGATAGTGAGCCTCCGCATAAAATGGATGAGAACATGTGGAAAAATAGAGAACATATTGAAGAAATTCTGTTTTTACTTGAAAGACCTCACTGGCCATCTGTG CTTCAGCAGTCATCAACGGCTGAGGTTGCAGAATTTGCTACTACTCTTGGGCAGCTCAAGGATAAATTTCAGGCAACTCTGAGGATATTGGAGTCTTTCCAATCCAAAAACTCAGAACGTGTATTCAACACAG TTATGACCTACATGCCTCAAGATTTTCGAGGAACACTAATCAGACAACAAAAGGAGAGATCAGAAAGGAATAAGCAAGCAGAGGTAGATGCTCTAATTAGTTCTGGTGGAAGCATACGTGATCGATATTCTTTGCTATGGAAGCAACAAATGGATCG AAGGAGACAGCTAGTGCAACTTGGTTCTGCAACAGGTGTCTATAAAACCCTTGTAAAGTACTTGGTTGGAGTTCCGCAG gttttgttggattttattcGGCAAATAAATGATGATGATGG GCCCATGGAAGAGCAGCGGCAACGCTATGGACCCCCTTTGTATAGCCTTACAAGGATGGTGCTTTTTATCCATCTCTTTCTTTCATTAGCATGGCAGAGATTTGAAGCTTTTAAACT AAATAGGCTTCAGATTTCAGTCTTGGAAGAAGCGGTTGATGTTTACACCACCGAGCTTCAGAGGTTCATAAACTTTATAAG TGAGGTCTTTGCAAATTCGCCATTCTTTATTTCAGCAGAGGATGCCAGTATGTTAGAAATGGG GAAAAATGACGAATATAAGGAGATAACTGTTCCTGCTGGGAAAAGTTATGAG GTTTCATTGACAGTGGAGTCAATAAACTCATATATTGCCTGGGATTTCTCATTGGTGCAGGGCAAGATGAACATG GATATTGGATTTAGTGTGGAGTACACAAATAATGGTGGGGAAAAAACA CTAATATTACCTTACCGGCGCTATGAGTCAGATCAA GGAAACTTCAGCACATGCATGGCTGGAAACTACAAACTCATCTGGGATAATTCATATTCAGCCTTTTTCAAGAAG GCCCTTCGATACAAAGTGGACTGTATACCTCCGGTTTTGGAGGAGTCGGAGAAGGGCAGTGAAAGAAATGAAGTGGaagaatga
- the LOC105796242 gene encoding uncharacterized protein LOC105796242: protein MDSGNCASKCKDNSPKLIKNSDKVCTDETNRVIIDPSATTRKGNKESSLGPITPDANRGIGEFPYKFNSPPTELKKAQNHPHFDPDTTINQDSMVSVNHSSPRTPKDGIFDPFAPGPECMVFAPSYRKYVDEMRITVARRLSFDIPVGTVGSVNHRTAADSISDEEMFESVYENLLEVIVSNQAEGFLTGFSNIECDSDGSKTPPSVPCLNGVSDTCPGAPIKLTGRSRVIDLGFCRKLEF from the coding sequence ATGGATTCTGGAAATTGTGCCAGCAAATGCAAAGACAATTCTCCcaagttaattaaaaattcagatAAAGTTTGCACAGACGAAACTAATAGGGTAATTATTGATCCTTCGGCAACTACTAGAAAAGGTAATAAGGAATCTTCTCTAGGGCCTATCACCCCTGATGCGAACAGAGGAATTGGAGAGTTCCCCTATAAATTTAATTCTCCACCCACCGAACTGAAGAAAGCACAAAATCATCCTCACTTTGATCCTGATACCACCATAAACCAAGACTCAATGGTTTCTGTCAACCATAGTAGTCCTAGAACCCCAAAGGATGGTATTTTCGACCCATTTGCTCCTGGCCCAGAATGCATGGTGTTTGCTCCTTCCTACAGGAAATATGTTGATGAAATGAGGATAACTGTTGCACGCCGCCTAAGTTTTGACATCCCTGTTGGAACTGTGGGTTCTGTAAACCATAGAACTGCTGCAGATTCTATTTCTGATGAAGAAATGTTTGAGTCTGTTTATGAAAATCTCTTGGAAGTTATCGTTTCAAACCAAGCTGAGGGTTTTCTTACTGGATTTTCAAATATAGAATGTGATTCTGATGGTAGTAAGACACCCCCTTCAGTTCCTTGCCTAAATGGGGTTTCTGATACTTGCCCTGGTGCTCCTATTAAACTCACTGGGAGATCAAGGGTCATTGATTTGGGGTTCTGCAGAAAGCTTGAATTCTAA